From Roseateles sp. SL47:
CAGGCCGGCACGTCCTCATCGACGGTCACATGCAGGGCCAGGCCCTTGGCACTGGCCTGTGGGCGGCTCAAGGCCTCCAGTTCATGCATCAGCCCGGCCAGTTGCAACGGCTCGGGTGTGATGGTCAGGCCGCCGGCTTCCATGCGGGTCACGTCCAGGATGTCCCCCAGCACGGCCAGCAGATGGCGCGCGCAATCATTGGCCGCCTTCAGATGCTCCTGCTGGGCGGACGTGAGCGGGGCCTCCTTCATCAGGCCCAACATGCCCAGCAGGCCTTGCAGCGGCGTGCGCAGCTCATGGCTCATGTTGGCCAGGAACACCGTCTTGGCGCGGTTGGCCGCTTCGGCCTCCCGCTGGGCTTCATGCAGCCGCTCCGCCAGGTTGTGCTGCTTCACGCCATAACGCTCCAGGCGCTTGAACTGGCGCACGGTCACCCAGGCGAAACACAGCGTGAGGGCGGTCAGCAGCGCGGTCAGCGCCAGGCCCACGCGGCTCTGGCTGCGGATGATTTCATTGCGGTCCGTCACGTCCTCGGCCACGTGGTGGGTCGAAGTGAGCGAGAGTTCCCGGATGGGGTCGGCCAGCGGCTCCATCCGCTCGATGACCTCGTTGAGGCGCTCCGGATGATCACGGATGAGGGCGGCATTCAGCGGTAGCGCATCGGCCCAGCGGACGAAGTCCTGCGTGCGGGCCACGGTGCGCTGGTAGTCGGGATGGTGGGCAAGCACCAGGGCCGCATGTTCGCTTTCCACCAGGCTCAGCCGGCTGACGAAGATCTCATAGCGCTGCGCCACCTGTTCCGGGTCCACCGCCAGGCTGGGGCCGGCGGCCTGTTCCAAGGCCAGACGCAGCTTCAAATATTCGGTCTCGAACTGGAACAGGCTCCAGATGAGGTAGTCGTCCTGATAACGCCGGGTGCCGTTGAGCAGTTGATATTGCCGGGCCTGCAGCCAGGCGGCCGACGCCAGGGCGATCACCAGCACCAGACCGATGCCGGTCATGACCCTGCGCCAGCGGCGGCGCGCGGCGAAATGCGCGGCGCTCAGGTTCATCGCAGCTCCAGGCTCTTCAATTGCCAGGCGGAGCGCCCGTAATACACGCCATTGCGCAGCTCGGCATGGTCATCAAAGGGGTAGACGATGAACAGTGGGCCCTTGTCGCGCAGCGGCATCGGCTTGTCGTCCATCAGCCGGGCCACGATGACGTCATAGCGGCGCACATCTGCCACGGGAATGGTGACGCGGTAGTCGTTCAGGGCACGTGCCTCGATGGTCTGCCCATTGGCGCCCACGGCGGTCAGCACATCCCGCAGCAGCGGGCCGGTGAACTTGCGGGGTTTGCCATACCAGGGGGTGAGTGTCTGGAAGCTCTTCTGCGGCAGCCGCTCCAGCATGGCCATGTCGAACTGGGCCAAGCCGTCCCGATTGGTCTGGCGCAGGGCGCCGCCGATGCTCAGCACCACCGGCCCGGTCGGGTTCTCCAGCGCAGTGTCGGCGGGCAGTGCCCAGGTAGCTGGCGCTGCGGCACAGACCCCCAGAAGCATCCACATCCAAAGCGCTGAACGGCGCGACACACGCATGAGCAGGCAGACGGGGCGGCCCGTCGTCGGTGAAAGCACGCATGCTAATCAACTGACCGGCGATCACCATGGACTGCACCACCCGTTTGGAGGGCCAGTCGGATTTACGCCACAGTGCTCGGCGAGGTCGGGCGGAACCCTCTGAAGGCCGCTTTGTCGCTGCCGGGACAAACGCCGGACGCCAGAGGCGGGAAGATGGGACGGAGAAAAAAGACAACAGGAAGCCAATAGGAGACATGCACGATGACGCGATTGGTCACCCCTCGTCCGGCGCAGGCCCAGGTGCAGTACAGCCACTGGCCGCGGCGTCTGCCGCGCCAGCTGGCCGTTCCACGGACCTCGCTCTGGTTCAACCTGGCCGTGGCGGCCACCCGATATCCCGACAAGGCGGCGACGGTGTTTCTGGGCGCCACGCTCAGCTTTGATGCGCTGCGCGCCCAGGCGGAGGCGCTGGCCGGGTGGCTGCAGGCGAAGGGCGTGCAGAAGGGGGACCGCGTGGTGCTGTTCATGCAGAACTGCCCGCAGTACCTGGTGGCCTTTTATGCGGTGAACCGCGCCGATGCGGTGGTGGTGCCGGTCAACCCGATGAATCGGGAAGACGAGTTTGGCCATTACCTCACCGACCCGCAGACCCGGGTGGTGATCTGCAGCGGCGAACTGGCCGGGGTGGTGGCTGCGGCGTCGGCCCGGCTGGACCCGTCCCAACGCCCGGCCGCCGTGCTGGTGACCCAGTATTGGCAGGCCCTGCCGGACGACGGTCCGGTGGCGGACTGCCAGGTGCCCGACACCATGAAGGCCTGGCTGATGGCGCGCCATGAGCTGCCGGCGGGTGCATCCGCCTGGCCGGATGCCCTGGCCGAGCGTTGCGTGCCGGGGCCGCACACCGCACAGGCGGACGATCTGGCCATGTTGCCTTACACCTCGGGCACCACGGGTCTGCCCAAGGGCTGTGTGCATACCAACGCCA
This genomic window contains:
- a CDS encoding ATP-binding protein; the encoded protein is MNLSAAHFAARRRWRRVMTGIGLVLVIALASAAWLQARQYQLLNGTRRYQDDYLIWSLFQFETEYLKLRLALEQAAGPSLAVDPEQVAQRYEIFVSRLSLVESEHAALVLAHHPDYQRTVARTQDFVRWADALPLNAALIRDHPERLNEVIERMEPLADPIRELSLTSTHHVAEDVTDRNEIIRSQSRVGLALTALLTALTLCFAWVTVRQFKRLERYGVKQHNLAERLHEAQREAEAANRAKTVFLANMSHELRTPLQGLLGMLGLMKEAPLTSAQQEHLKAANDCARHLLAVLGDILDVTRMEAGGLTITPEPLQLAGLMHELEALSRPQASAKGLALHVTVDEDVPAWVEADPTRLRQILLNLLSNALKFCDRGQVACGLRCGVGPLGEDLLIFDVSDTGPGMDAATVSRLFQRFSQGDASTSRRHGGAGLGLEISRRLARAMGGDIHVQTSPGQGSRFSLALPLRLAPLPGLPARTGTVTSLHERHDTPVTGLQVLVSEDHPTNRLVVEAMLHKLGHHPTLCENGLQALQLLRQQRFDIVLMDLHTPQMDGFEATRAIRELPAPRGQLPIIAFSADAFEESRQRAQEAGVSSFLPKPVELEALHACLQQLAARPARPEAA
- a CDS encoding molybdopterin-dependent oxidoreductase; translated protein: MWMLLGVCAAAPATWALPADTALENPTGPVVLSIGGALRQTNRDGLAQFDMAMLERLPQKSFQTLTPWYGKPRKFTGPLLRDVLTAVGANGQTIEARALNDYRVTIPVADVRRYDVIVARLMDDKPMPLRDKGPLFIVYPFDDHAELRNGVYYGRSAWQLKSLELR